ctattttttgttgacggagagagtaataaatatataaaatttaatataaatgtgGATAATTGAAAGACCTACCTGTCCAGATACACATAAAATTCTCACAAATACCAACGTTGTTACCGAGCGAGATACTGTAACAAAGAGAGTAACAAGAACAGTAATAGAAGACGAACACCGAAATTGGTAACCCAGTTCGGTTAAacaacctacgtctgggggcCTTGCCCAGGGAAAACGAATCagtataagaaattaaattacaGCAGGAGTTACATAAGACTCAATCTTCTATGCCTCTATAATTTCCCAAAACCTCAACACTAGTAAAATATCGAAAGCTATATAACACTAATATTCTAACTGTGTACCCCGACGAACATACATAATCCCTTACAACACAACCTTCAACTTACAAAGGAGATAAATTAAAATGATTTTGTTATCAACAAAAGTAAAAGCAAAGAAAGAAATACTAGAACATAAAAACGAACCTATGGTGTTCTCTCAATAAAAACGTGATGCACTCACAAACGGCTTGATAAAATGCACACCAGAGACCAACCCTTACTTCAGGAAGAATTCGACTTATATAGAGAAGAAATCAAGGAATCCTTCTTCGATTAGAACTCATCCATGATAAGCTTTAAGTCGATCCAACAGGTATAACAAGTCTATTTCAAAAAATCTCAGATTAGGGATCAAAAACTTCAATAATCTTTGTGTTTATCTACAAAAAAATCTTCAAGGAATATTCTGGTGCAGCTGGTAACACATCCGATATCTCTGACAGTATCTATAAATAACCAAGTGACTATATAAATGACAATACATAGAATAGAGTAAttgacactacaaaaaaatgccGAAATACCTGCGGAATTACCGGCGACGGAGCTACCGGTGGCCCAACGACGGCAAACAAGGCGGGTCATTTTTTGACATTTACCGGCAGAATTACCGGCGACATTTTCGCCGCCGGTATTTATAAAATactttaatttaagtttaattttaactaaatatacacattaccggcggcattgccgtcggtaattagcggcggatATGACTCAATTCGAGGAGTTCATGAGgcggtcgggtcagctacctTGAGCAGCACTACATCTTTtggaactattaatttcatgtttttgactatttaatttatgttttggaactaaattacacttgcactttctttttacatttatgttattttgagcaactattaatttcatgttttcaaacaacattGTACTTACTTCGTAACAAAGTAATAAATTCAATTTTAGGacgtatggaaataaattcaaattacttatcttataacaaattaaaatacttatgaggtataaaaataaggacgtatggaaataaattgaaaatacattacaattattaaattaaaatacttatggtgtataaactagattgataatatatatatatatatatatatatatatatatataataaataaataaatacttttgcgacataaaaataaggacaaaAATGAGCCCGATCCGTAATTAATAGCATCTCATGGATAcaatctcgacatattataaggttatgaatatatgatattgtatattgaagtagactttaaatgaattaataggtactatatatatcaataatgcgagtgttctgtactggtgaccattcgaaatgaacttcaaagttaagcgtgcttcaCTTAGAGCACAattaagatgggtgaccgactggaaaGTTCATCTAACTTATGCAatacggaaataaataaataaataaataaaataaataaatttcaaaacaATATCGGCGGCAGTGTGCCGCCGGTAATGGTCACAGTCTCCGGCGGAAAACACCGCCGCCTTCCGGTGACGATTACCGGCGGCACTCTGCCGCCGGTAATACTCCGGCATTTCTCCGCCGTTCACCGATGAATTATAACGGCAGCGTCGCCACTgacaattaccggcggcgtgtTTTGCCGCTGGTAATGGTGTTACCGACGAGAAATTTACCGGCGGCGTGATGCCGCCGATAGTTCATTTTCCGGCGGCTGCCTCGAAATTAACGACGGcaaacgccgccggtaatcaattttttttgtagtgtgagTAAACACAACTCTaacaataatgtttatttttttaacttgtgatatattttaattattatgatgttattatatttgttaGATGTTTATTAGCTAAACatgtttaaaaaataagttgtcGGTATGTCGTTATACCGTAgcgaatttttaaattttggtattACCGTGAAAGTACAGTATACCGAAACTCGATACGATATATCGAAACAAAGTATGATAAAAATATGAGATTTATTCACACcgcaaataaaaataaagtataaaatatgaTAACTTTAGAAAGATATACTTTACGGTCCCGCCTGCCCCTAGTGAATCCCGTTAGAATATATATGGAGTTGTGAAAAACGTTTCAGCGTTACCGCATGCAACAATTCTACTCCGTCACTATTTAACGCGCCTTGCCCTCTCTCACTTTCCAATTGACACACAACGAAGCCACTATGTCATCTGTTCCTCTTTCCACCGTGGCCAATATCTCGTCCCAGTCACTCTTCTCACGCCACAAACCGCCGCGTCTCTCCACCCAAATCAAGTCCTTGAGGGAGACCAACAACGGCGAAGAACCCCCCCAAGCCACAGTTGACCGGAGAAACCTGCTGCTCGGCATAGGTGGCCTCTATGGCGCCAGCAATCTGGTCTCCGGCGATGCTCTGGCCACTCCCATTCCAGCTCCAGATCTGGCAAAGTGCTCTCGCGGCACAAACCTCAACCTAAAGCAGCCTCTCGACGTGGACTGCTGCCCTCCCTTCTCCGACAAGGCCATCGACTACAAGCTGCCCCCCGCCAAACAGATCCGCGTCCGCCCCGCCGCCCATCTCGCCGACAAAGACTTCATCGCCAAATACGAGAAAGCCACCGAGCTCATGAAGGCCCTCCCCGCCGACGACCCCCGCAACTTCATGCAGCAAGCCAATGTCCACTGCGCTTACTGCAACCTCACATACGACCAGGCCAGCGATCCATCCAACAAGCTGCAAATCCACTTTTCCTGGCTATTTTTCCCCTGGCACAGGTGGTACTTGTATTTTTACGAGAGGATCTTGGCCAAACTGATCGATGACCCCACCTTCGCTCTGCCTTTCTGGAACTGGGACAACCCTAAGGGCATGCCCATGCCGGCCATGTTCGTCAGAGACAATTCCCCACTCTACAATGCCAGGCGCAACCGGGACCATCTGCCGTTGGTGGACCCGCCTCCGTATGCCGATCTCCGCTTCTCCAAAAAATTCCAGACCGACCCAGACAAAATAGTGGGCAGCAACCTCACGGAAATGTACTCAGAGATGGTCCGTAGCGCCGTGAATCTTGAGGACTTCTACGGAGCCAAGTACGCGCTGGGGAGCAATCCGGACCCGGGCGCCGGCACGGTGGAGCGCGGGTCCCACACGGCCATACACGCGTGGGTGGGGGATCCCAACTCCCCCGCGGGAGAGGACATGGGCAACTTCTACTCCACGGGACGAGACCCTCTCTTCTTCTGCCACCACGCCAACGTGGACCGCATGTGGTCCGTGTGGCGCGACCTCAGAGGCCCCAAGCCCAAGGACTTCAACGACCCCGACTGGCTCGACACCAGCTTCTTCTTCTACGACGAAAACGCCCAGCTCGTGCGGGTCAAGGTGAGGGACACCCTTGACAACCTCAAAATGGGGTACACCTTCCAGAAGGTGGAGATCCCGTGGCTCAACAAGAGGCCCAAGGCGCGCGTCAGGAAGTCCAAGGTCGCCGCCACCAGCGACGCGCCCAAGGCCACGGACACGAGCGTGTTCCCGGTGAAGCTGGACAAGGTGGTGAGGGTGCTCGTGGATAGGCCTAAGAAGAAGAGGAGCAGCAAGGAGAAGCAGAAGGAAGAGGAGCTGCTGGTGATCGAAGGGATCGAGGTCGACACCTCCGAATTCGTGAGGTTTGAGGTGTTCGTGAACGACGAGGACGACGACCCACGCGACGTCATCGACCTGGCCGAGTACGCCGGCGGCTACTCACAGGTGCCGCACAAGAACGCCGGCAATGTGAAGAGCAAGATCAGGCTGGGCTTGACGGAGCTGCTCGAGGATCTGGATGTTGAAGATGACGACCAGATCTTGGTCTCCCTGGTGCCCAGAGATGGAGGAGAAGATATTACCATTGGTGGGGTCAAGATCATCTATGTTTGAGTTTTCTCATACGCGCGCTTGGTGCAGTTATGTTTTCCAGTTAGGGCcggtttgatatgggtttataggtaggataaattaaattaatacaggttagtgtgatgtttgatatcatgttcaattaatgtggtcaactcctacttaatctcACTTCTACATGttattttgtgggaataacccatactaataatccccCCTCGTTTAACTTCAATActgcgaagttggataaaaattatGCTACCCTTcgtcacgcatatcgatgcaaatgcacaagtaatggtggacacacatgatatttttaaaattatatgaggatagttttggtattagataatataatccaacataatcctatggatatcaagcacaatataggattaagtagtcatgatatcaaacacccatgaaataatataaatccacactaatccacactaatttctcaagataattttaatcctaatcaattctaaactgcaaatcaaacgggcCCTTAGAAGGGATGtgctttttattttcttttctgtttaGTTGGAAAAATAACATGTGTAATGTGTGGATTTTTATCCTTTTGTTTCTATCTTGAGAAGGGACCTGTGTGGATCGATATTGTTCCAAGTAAATAAAGGTGTGAGTTTTGCCACACGTTTCTTATCAATAGAGAGCGGGCCATTGCAGTTTTTTGCACTATATGATACTCCTTTCCTTCTACAGTGACATACCATCCTCTTTtgttttatcattttaatatagGGCATTAATTGGTATATACATgaatctttatttattttttgatatttaacatgaactttaaattctaattataaATAGAGATTATTGTCAAAAAAATACTCATAGTTTACCAATGTTTTAGTTTTAGCATGACCTTAaaatttgaccagaaaatacaccaattttcaatttaatcgcaattgtactatgaccttataatttgataaaaatatatactaattttcaatttaatcgcaattattcCATCACTTTATAATTTGATCAGAAAATACGCCAAGTTTTAATTTAAACGCAATTATtccatgaccttataatttgaccagaaaatgCACCAAGTTTCAATCCTAATATttctaattatttatttgaccaATTCACTTATTATTTACTCATAATTCATTCTATATGTATAACGATATCTATTTCACTATGTATTTGTGATTATTTAGCTCATTGTTCATCATTATAGATGTATTGGTCTTTATTGTAATTTcctattaaattgttatgtataaattattgttaattgattgatttatttttttataaagattaagtttgatgattaattattttatattaattgtttcattatgttatatatatatatatatatatatatatatatatataggggaaggctaaaataagaacacttcttaaaatataaattaggaaccattttcagcccttagatcatcaagatctacggctgattcatcaccttgttggataaattcatggtcctgagttcgaatcccaaaggtagcaaaaaattatttttcgcaattcatgcatttttgttggtttgtaattcttaaaataagggtggtttattgaataaccgccccctatatatatatatatatatatatatatatatatagggggccgctccaatgagaccccctaattttagtgagatctagggcacgatctggtgcgtttattttagcaatcctatggctgatattgtatctggagggtgattttttttcgcagggttcgaatcctggagggagcagaatattttaaattttgttattcatcagcatatactgcattgttcatcagtatatacggccctgttcatcagtatatatgtcttattcattacgaattttttaaattttatttttcatcagtatatacatcttgttcattagatatacgttttgttcattagtattatatgtcttattcattgtcctagtgtttcacgaaaattatggggtctaactggagcgcgcccctatatatatatatatatatatatatatatagggaagggctacccttagagcacctcttaaaataaaacataaggactaaaaaaaatgtatgaatttcatgtagaacacgtatgaattccaTGTATAAAGGTATGCattgagaaaaataaatttttgctacctgatcactatttttatagcaacaataactgcaactaaacagtgtaattgtagtacgaaaacagcaagcagagtatcgtatccacagagactgtaaaccgaaattactctatctacttcctaaacagactctcacagtatgcaagtgaaacgattatgaaggagatttaattaactaaaactaaaacgcaataaatctaaacacgtaagaaatatcaaataataaagacaactgatcctagggtagtaaattcattaactaaatccacataataaatctattaatcctatgtaccagtttaatccagttatgatgagagatcactaaattaatcaattactctcgctagagcagcaacgatcgtagattagtaaattatctatctccgttaggtctcaagaaaatctactaactcccaatagctcataagaatagctccctatgatccacctatctccgctaggtctcaaggttaaaatcatatcatacattcctgaatccgctaaacagttatctccgctaggtctcaaaccgaatagctaaacatgcaaactattggccaaataattcacaagaaaataagcaccaggaattatgaatcataaactggaaggcacaaagatattaacaaataaatcacataaattcaatcaactatttacaaaccctagaatcagctaaaggaaactagccagacatgctaaaataaaacataaacataattaaatagaaagcaattataaaaactaaattgtataaaaaccgaatgaaaaacgattgtagcggcttgaatcttcagtcttgatccaagccttgaaaactagaaagcaatgaaattctgaaagctagaaaactgaaagaTAAAATCTGGGAACTGGAAAACTAAAGCtcggaaccctgaataggtataaggaagacctatatatagtgccagggtaaaactacagagtttggGCTCGAAAAGGACTCTAAAAACGAATTAAAACGTAAAAAGGCGGGCTGACGGCGACCCCGTGGCGGgcatccggcggtcgccggatCCTTCTTTAATTTCCTTCAGCGCGCGgcgggcgcccggcgggcgccgcctgatcgccagccacgccgatttctcggcgggctgagcggcgggcgccggctgggtcgccggctgcTGCACAACATGTCTTCAcaggccggcggtcgccggttgatcgccgGAAATTCCGTTTTCTCCTTTTctcgagctcttcaagctcgtttcgtcgattttctcatccggaacacttgtaacttgaaacttggatcttcaacatccatatgtagctttcaaaacactcaaacctaaaacaaaatgaccaaaaccatacccaaaagtaatatcacaaaagaatatgaaacttaaaccaaatgatatcacaaccaagcataattctagtactttgaacacttaaacactcctaaaaataatgcaaaatgagtgtttatcaactcccccaaacttacatcattgttcgtcctcgaataatggaaagaataaactcaataaacacgaatgggcAGA
The genomic region above belongs to Salvia miltiorrhiza cultivar Shanhuang (shh) chromosome 5, IMPLAD_Smil_shh, whole genome shotgun sequence and contains:
- the LOC131026436 gene encoding polyphenol oxidase I, chloroplastic-like, which gives rise to MSSVPLSTVANISSQSLFSRHKPPRLSTQIKSLRETNNGEEPPQATVDRRNLLLGIGGLYGASNLVSGDALATPIPAPDLAKCSRGTNLNLKQPLDVDCCPPFSDKAIDYKLPPAKQIRVRPAAHLADKDFIAKYEKATELMKALPADDPRNFMQQANVHCAYCNLTYDQASDPSNKLQIHFSWLFFPWHRWYLYFYERILAKLIDDPTFALPFWNWDNPKGMPMPAMFVRDNSPLYNARRNRDHLPLVDPPPYADLRFSKKFQTDPDKIVGSNLTEMYSEMVRSAVNLEDFYGAKYALGSNPDPGAGTVERGSHTAIHAWVGDPNSPAGEDMGNFYSTGRDPLFFCHHANVDRMWSVWRDLRGPKPKDFNDPDWLDTSFFFYDENAQLVRVKVRDTLDNLKMGYTFQKVEIPWLNKRPKARVRKSKVAATSDAPKATDTSVFPVKLDKVVRVLVDRPKKKRSSKEKQKEEELLVIEGIEVDTSEFVRFEVFVNDEDDDPRDVIDLAEYAGGYSQVPHKNAGNVKSKIRLGLTELLEDLDVEDDDQILVSLVPRDGGEDITIGGVKIIYV